The Argopecten irradians isolate NY chromosome 6, Ai_NY, whole genome shotgun sequence genome has a window encoding:
- the LOC138325989 gene encoding serine-rich adhesin for platelets-like: protein MGPQEDYIETVFTCEGDINDPNLQSRLEDIRKGLRDLLSTDKRKLILKKVEPWNSVRVTFNIPREAAQRLKQLAQQGDSTLRQLGVLAVQIEGDQIISLTIAGRNNERTRLVFRTESDTVDAPSVSVLDTGGGRTNDFETPGPSNAESTTQKNIADYLRQGAPLFDTLFGQQSSAPDGFQSSGARDAMPFASMGMPSSSTGKSPQPQQSFGFPPGKAPTNVQPHPSGFFPFDQPAKGSMGQQGMKLPSPSGLSPHSIPQQQGHELSLPPPPPYPHGSALVNNFVKGGRYPTPTGSPLLVNLLQTEPSLAGINNFMHSKMLPPPETGSPPKKKRRQRKPKDKANATVSETQSQSPGAPTTTVPSSEGEVSIQSVPNPALATCGLPLVTSGSSSNMPSIPMVTQALPASTQPAVTYSGRQPIHPPHSPSHQNTDTNNHNPTAASNLIPLSQEPIPRKSDTGDVSQFLPENTAGKIINPYTGLLEPMENSSDTSPIKSDSSLDGFSPHKNPMKRSPKDKKQPPSGLSPSKHLPINNVMHQGRMPPSSDRISSVPSSTAGHPSVNYSRQPHQQNETLSVYGSSSSNNNLMLPSSSSPSSLTSVSPMSSTAQPLAYPTSRGNSGYIHSSPTRKESVASLHHNLTQNRTVNRSLAGPEQMQPVSSAPQGFVPKSPTSSSPRSLPGYMPGLSTAEMQPLHQSVYKSLTSGFLEDNHLTTVSCGPHTTTSTSPIVSHRQQQHVTTNAVVASTQQKTSSENTSPSNSEQLLNPHVMNHPAKHTAGVVGTSTNCLLDSPGGDSENSSQSSLLHEHSTPNDIAASGCTLEQETKVYNHDSGIGSSSERSDGTPSEPGDDFKAAHANSEECGASIKHMLDGISKTTCVPKSDAQVITVGYAMSNSHVNKNSLKHNSDISSILSMPMEKALNHQTFNHVNCRKDKTKVMNHVSQQNTVLHWSTRDKIFSNQVESNKRKSPKQFLREECVAQVMTNKQKPPPYTADHLKHLQKMDPLMSPHGNCNSTFDGTDVHTTMAAFSHGMSSVSSKTEDLRRTPFSTQQEVARSTVPSLKVNSQPLNRCTSPSAPPQSSLMSSEEAYRLQCNSDYNSVQPMTNNLVSRPHTGPTTASVPSLSSSDTSQPNVSQHYFQQKSFPKNPQVDKRTKSPLATNPISMASNLTDSVVPSSGTVGFGKTSEGMHSVSYSMCMSDVMCNGPVTSKMDTSRCNAVTSGGSYDPQKYASSAASVNKRRSPANSMINSLPQHFFDPALPLAKRLTESVQKLVKPLPSIDQSSLPHAQHKSPGNTSSTKSQASSSPPRLSRTDGRLAVSDAAMAAKFAKSSSPVDPDAGLPPHLSAEISSLMAYKTNEEELANHQDCLPISSHAFTKTDFQSQPSEELSGHSVSSTHHTFTNCDSNLPVNSDPSVNLIQGKVHNNGDGRNGGTTSEFNTESWTATLETQSNVTKSSASGTLSTYSHAIVNSAGGGGALTSAPTLQQKVASRSEVTRSDSMVVSGGGVSSHTNTNNCVSTSDVEPKQSLEQDGLSSHSPEKVNCNGNECNSTENSNNNSPNLLHNSSANNTLCTSGCSEVSSSRAQCVDSVSVGALTSTCATNHIQQLASNNTASNITAQQNCENKKTDSLSHYTANSGVQPTNGNKGKEESSSSKDITNNVPELLPSYSVCSSGGVTDSTSNAVTSRPQRQSTSRPQTPEDFTTTTMALRRSRKSSESNENKPIENKPTENSTSVQHNLRLTRQRNNPSTDSGEKEVGTRQRSNTADSQDRNADSDSSKNLRTSSRRRKPPQNEESTDPNKKMTNSDDSEVAKHTRSSDTKDNVSTTLKNDNVKISTNETVDNITSVDSVKTGLRNRTQNKAPLADDKAKTINKDPKKKQIVSEDELAQNKKAQLSRRSRHSPTLALQNQIRDRSPVRSRTRTLVSPNTDPQEDSKRSTRSSKPRDATETLPPPNKRRRSSRDHR, encoded by the exons ATGGGTCCTCAAGAGGACTACATCGAGACGGTGTTTACGTGTGAAGGGGACATAAACGATCCGAACCTTCAGTCTCGACTTGAGGATATCCGCAAAGGTCTTCGAGATCTGCTATCAACTG ataAGAGGAAGCTTATCTTGAAGAAAGTTGAGCCCTGGAACAGTGTGCGTGTGACATTTAACATCCCACGTGAAGCTGCTCAAAGACTCAAACAATTGGCACAACAGGGTGATTCCACACTACGACAACTTGGAGTCTTAGCTGTACAAATTGAAGGCGATCAGATCATCTCTCTCACAATAGCTGGTAGAAATAACGAAAGAACTAGATTGGTGTTCCGAACAGAAAGTGATACGGTAGATGCtccctctgtgtctgtgttagACACAGGTGGAGGTAGGACTAATGATTTTGAAACACCAGGGCCAAGCAATGCAGAAAGTACAACACAGAAAAACATTGCCGATTATCTTCGGCAAGGTGCACCCCTCTTTGATACATTATTTGGACAACAGTCATCAGCTCCAGATGGGTTTCAGTCATCTGGTGCAAGAGATGCCATGCCATTTGCCTCAATGGGAATGCCATCTTCATCTACAGGCAAGAGTCCTCAACCCCAACAGTCTTTTGGATTTCCTCCAGGGAAAGCTCCAACAAATGTACAACCACATCCGAGTGGGTTCTTTCCCTTTGATCAACCAGCCAAGGGCTCTATGGGTCAGCAAGGAATGAAACTACCCTCCCCATCTGGCCTGTCTCCTCACAGCATTCCACAACAGCAAGGGCATGAGCTTTCTCtacctcctcctcctccttatcCTCACGGGAGTGCTCTGGTCAACAACTTTGTCAAGGGAGGCAGATACCCGACGCCCACTGGGAGTCCATTGCTAGTCAATTTGCTTCAGACTGAACCGTCCTTAGCAGGCATCAATAACTTTATGCACAGTAAAATGCTACCACCTCCAGAAACGGGGTCTCCTCCGAAAAAGAAGAGACGTCAACGGAAACCCAAAGATAAAGCCAATGCAACTGTTAGCGAGACCCAGTCCCAGTCTCCCGGGGCTCCTACAACAACGGTGCCATCGTCGGAGGGAGAAGTGTCCATACAGAGTGTACCTAATCCTGCTCTGGCTACCTGTGGCCTGCCTCTGGTCACGTCAGGCAGCAGCTCAAACATGCCAAGCATTCCAATGGTTACACAGGCCTTACCAGCTTCTACACAACCAGCTGTAACCTATTCTGGGAGACAACCAATCCATCCACCTCACAGCCCTTCACACCAAAATACAGACACAAATAATCACAACCCCACTGCTGCTTCAAACTTAATTCCATTGTCTCAGGAACCCATACCAAGGAAATCAGATACAGGAGATGTGAGCCAATTTTTACCAGAAAACACAGCTGGAAAAATCATAAACCCATATACTGGACTTTTAGAACCTATGGAAAATTCCTCTGATACAAGTCCCATAAAAAGTGACAGTTCTTTAGACGGATTTTCTCCACATAAAAATCCAATGAAACGCTCCCCAAAGGACAAAAAGCAACCACCAAGTGGTCTATCTCCAAGTAAACATTTACCAATTAATAATGTCATGCATCAAGGTAGGATGCCTCCATCTAGTGATAGGATCTCGTCTGTGCCAAGTTCTACTGCAGGACATCCAAGTGTTAATTACTCTAGGCAGCCACACCAACAGAATGAGACATTATCAGTGTATGGTAGTAGCAGTAGTAATAATAACTTAATGTTgccttcatcatcatcaccttcatcGCTGACTTCAGTATCACCCATGTCATCCACTGCGCAGCCACTGGCATACCCTACAAGCAGAGGTAATAGTGGGTACATTCATTCTAGTCCTACAAGGAAAGAATCTGTGGCCAGTTTACATCACAATTTGACACAGAACAGGACTGTCAACAGGTCACTGGCAGGACCAGAGCAGATGCAGCCAGTTTCTAGTGCACCTCAAGGATTTGTTCCCAAGTCACCTACTTCATCCTCTCCCAGATCTTTACCTGGCTACATGCCTGGTTTGTCCACAGCTGAAATGCAACCTTTACATCAGAGTGTGTATAAGAGTTTAACATCAGGTTTCCTTGAGGACAATCATTTGACAACTGTAAGTTGTGGGCCTCACACAACAACTAGTACTTCTCCTATAGTGAGCCATAGACAACAACAGCATGTCACAACAAATGCTGTTGTAGCTTCTACTCAACAAAAAACATCGTCGGAGAACACTAGTCCTTCAAATTCTGAACAATTGCTCAATCCTCATGTGATGAACCATCCAGCCAAACACACAGCTGGTGTTGTGGGTACTAGCACAAACTGTTTACTAGACAGCCCTGGCGGAGACTCGGAAAACTCCAGCCAGAGCAGTCTTCTACATGAACATTCTACTCCGAATGACATAGCAGCCTCAGGTTGCACACTTGAACAGGAGACAAAGGTGTACAATCATGACTCAGGAATCGGCAGCTCATCAGAAAGGTCGGATGGCACACCATCAGAACCCGGAGATGACTTCAAAGCAGCACATGCTAACAGTGAAGAGTGTGGCGCATCCATCAAACATATGTTAGATGGAATAAGCAAGACTACCTGTGTACCGAAATCAGATGCTCAAGTGATCACTGTTGGATATGCAATGTCCAATAGCCATGTTAACAAAAACTCATTGAAGCATAATTCTGATATCTCTTCAATTTTATCAATGCCAATGGAAAAGGCTTTAAATCATCAAACATTTAATCATGTGAACTGCCGCAAAGACAAGACCAAAGTGATGAATCATGTTAGTCAACAAAACACTGTGTTACATTGGTCAACAAGAGACAAAATATTCTCCAACCAAGTGGAATCCAACAAGCGTAAAAGTCCAAAGCAGTTTCTGAGGGAGGAATGTGTAGCCCAGGTgatgacaaacaaacaaaagcctCCTCCTTACACTGCTGACCACTTAAAGCATTTGCAGAAAATGGATCCTCTTATGTCACCACATGGCAATTGTAATTCAACATTTG ATGGGACTGATGTACATACGACGATGGCTGCATTCTCACATGGAATGAGCAGTGTGAGTAGTAAAACTGAGGATCTGAGGAGGACGCCATTCTCCACACAACAGGAAGTGGCTCGGTCTACTGTCCCTTCTCTTAAGGTCAACAGTCAGCCTCTCAACAGATGCACTAGTCCTTCTGCTCCTCCTCAATCCTCTTTGATGTCGTCTGAGGAGGCTTACCGTCTACAGTGCAATAGTGACTACAATAGTGTACAACCAATGACTAATAATCTAGTGTCTCGACCACACACTGGACCAACAACAGCCAGTGTACCATCATTAAGTTCCTCAGACACGTCTCAGCCAAATGTTTCGCAACactattttcaacaaaaatctTTTCCAAAGAATCCTCAAGTAGACAAAAGGACAAAGTCGCCCCTGGCAACCAACCCTATATCTATGGCATCAAACCTAACAGACAGTGTGGTTCCTAGCTCGGGAACAGTAGGGTTTGGTAAGACTTCTGAAGGCATGCATTCTGTGAGTTATAGTATGTGTATGTCGGATGTGATGTGTAACGGGCCAGTAACATCTAAAATGGACACAAGTAGGTGTAATGCTGTCACTAGTGGTGGCAGCTATGATCCACAGAAATATGCATCCAGTGCAGCTTCTGTTAACAAGCGGAGGTCACCAGCAAACTCAATGATCAACTCGCTCCCCCAGCATTTCTTTGATCCAGCCCTACCTCTCGCAAAACGTTTGACAGAATCTGTACAAAAGCTAGTGAAACCTCTACCCTCAATAGATCAGTCCTCGCTACCTCATGCACAACACAAATCTCCTGGAAATACTTCATCTACAAAATCTCAAGCTTCTAGCTCTCCCCCAAGACTAAGTCGCACTGATGGCAGATTGGCCGTATCTGATGCAGCCATGGCGGCCAAGTTTGCAAAATCCAGTTCCCCTGTAGATCCTGATGCAGGTCTTCCTCCACACCTGTCTGCAGAAATCTCAAGTTTAATGGCCTACAAAACAAATGAAGAGGAGTTAGCAAATCACCAAGATTGTTTACCAATCTCTAGTCACGCTTTTACTAAAACTGACTTTCAATCTCAGCCCTCAGAGGAATTAAGTGGTCATTCAGTTAGTTCAACTCACCATACTTTTACCAACTGTGATTCAAATTTACCTGTGAATTCTGATCCTAGCGTAAACCTAATCCAAGGCAAAGTGCATAATAACGGTGATGGCAGAAATGGTGGGACCACATCAGAGTTTAATACAGAAAGTTGGACTGCCACGTTAGAGACACAATCAAACGTAACGAAAAGCAGTGCTAGTGGTACGTTGTCTACTTACTCACACGCAATTGTGAATAGTGCTGGTGGTGGAGGAGCACTGACATCAGCTCCAACATTACAACAAAAAGTTGCATCTCGTAGTGAAGTGACTAGATCTGATAGTATGGTAGTAAGTGGAGGAGGTGTTTCCTCACACACAAACACTAATAACTGTGTGTCTACAAGTGATGTAGAACCCAAACAAAGCTTAGAACAAGATGGACTGTCGAGTCATTCACCAGAAAAAGTGAATTGTAATGGGAACGAGTGCAATAGTACAGAGAATTCCAACAACAACTCTCCAAATTTACTCCATAATAGTAGTGCCAACAACACTTTGTGTACGTCTGGCTGTTCGGAGGTTAGCTCTAGTCGTGCTCAGTGTGTAGATAGTGTTTCTGTTGGTGCTCTTACATCAACTTGTGCTACAAATCATATCCAACAGCTTGCTAGCAACAATACAGCTTCAAATATCACCgcacagcaaaattgtgaaaataaaaaaactgaTTCCTTGTCACACTATACAGCAAATTCTGGTGTACAACCTACCAATGGAAACAAAGGAAAGGAGGAATCATCCAGTTCAAAGGATATAACCAACAATGTTCCGGAGTTACTGCCATCTTACAGTGTGTGTTCTTCTGGTGGTGTGACAGACTCTACATCTAATGCTGTCACTTCTAGACCACAGAGACAAAGTACATCACGGCCACAAACACCAGAAGATTTCACAACCACCACCATGGCACTTAGACGTAGCAGGAAGTCCTCagaatcaaatgaaaataaacccATTGAAAACAAACCGACTGAAAATTCAACATCGGTTCAACATAATCTACGTCTGACAAGGCAGCGTAACAATCCGTCAACTGACTCTGGGGAAAAGGAAGTAGGAACAAGACAGCGCTCAAACACTGCTGATTCACAGGACAGGAATGCCGACAGTGATTCCAGTAAAAACCTACGAACATCTTCACGTAGACGAAAACCACCACAGAATGAGGAGAGTACAGATCCAAATAAAAAGATGACAAATTCCGACGATTCTGAGGTTGCTAAACACACCCGTTCATCAGATACTAAAGATAATGTCAGTACCACTCTAAAGAATGATAATGTGAAGATCTCGACTAACGAAACAGTAGATAACATAACATCAGTGGATTCTGTCAAAACCGGGCTCAGAAACAGAACACAGAATAAGGCACCTTTAGCAGACGATAAAGCCAAGACAATTAACAAGGACCCGAAGAAAAAGCAAATCGTGTCGGAAGATGAATTGGCCCAGAATAAGAAAGCTCAGCTGAGTCGGCGAAGTAGACACTCTCCAACACTTGCATTACAAAACC AAATCCGTGACAGATCTCCAGTCCGCAGCCGAACGCGAACCTTGGTATCTCCCAACACTGACCCTCAAGAGGACTCCAAACGATCTACTCGTTCCTCCAAACCCAGAG ATGCAACCGAAACTCTACCTCCTCCCAACAAGCGACGACGTTCCTCTCGAGACCACAGATAA